One window from the genome of Streptomyces sp. NBC_00287 encodes:
- a CDS encoding zinc-dependent metalloprotease, whose product MSDTPFGFGLPPEEPDDGDEGKKKDQESGGGQGPANPFGYGGLPGAGGFGGPGADNPFAAMFGSLNPTDLGAAFQQLGQMLSYEGGPVNWDMAKQIARQTVSQGTSDGTKDASVGPAERTAVEEAVRLADLWLDDATSLPSGAGSAVAWSRAEWVEATLPAWKELVDPVAERVGTAMGDVLPEEMQAMAGPLIGMMRSMGGAMFGTQIGQAVGVLAGEVVGSTDIGLPLGPAGKAALLPVNIESFGKDLGVPKEEVRLYLALREAAHQRLFAHVPWLRSHLFGAVDGYARGIKVDTAKLEDVVGQFDPQNPEQLQDALQQGMFQPEDTPEQKAALARLETALALVEGWVDAVVHAAAKPRLSSADALRETLRRRRASGGPAEQTFATLIGLELRPRRLRDASRLWASLTDARGVDGRDALWAHPDMLPTATDLDDPDGFVHREQLDFSELDKMLGEAADGSAEKREKDDDSE is encoded by the coding sequence GTGAGTGACACCCCATTCGGATTCGGCCTTCCGCCGGAGGAGCCGGACGACGGCGACGAGGGCAAGAAGAAGGACCAGGAGAGCGGTGGTGGTCAGGGACCTGCCAACCCGTTCGGTTACGGCGGCCTGCCCGGCGCCGGGGGCTTTGGCGGCCCCGGTGCGGACAATCCGTTCGCTGCCATGTTCGGTTCGCTGAACCCCACCGACCTGGGCGCCGCATTCCAGCAGCTCGGCCAGATGCTCTCGTACGAGGGCGGCCCGGTGAACTGGGACATGGCCAAGCAGATCGCCCGCCAGACGGTCTCCCAGGGCACGTCGGACGGCACCAAGGACGCGAGCGTCGGCCCCGCCGAGCGCACCGCCGTCGAGGAGGCCGTCCGCCTGGCCGACCTGTGGCTCGACGATGCGACGTCGCTGCCGTCCGGGGCCGGCTCCGCGGTGGCCTGGTCGCGCGCGGAGTGGGTCGAGGCGACGCTGCCGGCCTGGAAGGAGCTCGTGGACCCGGTCGCCGAGCGCGTCGGCACCGCCATGGGCGATGTCCTGCCGGAGGAGATGCAGGCCATGGCCGGCCCGCTGATCGGCATGATGCGCTCCATGGGCGGCGCCATGTTCGGCACCCAGATCGGGCAGGCCGTCGGCGTGCTCGCGGGCGAGGTCGTCGGCTCGACCGACATCGGCCTACCGCTCGGCCCGGCCGGCAAGGCCGCCCTGCTGCCGGTGAACATCGAGTCGTTCGGCAAGGACCTGGGCGTGCCCAAGGAGGAGGTGCGGCTGTATCTCGCCCTGCGCGAGGCCGCCCACCAGCGCCTGTTCGCGCACGTCCCGTGGCTGCGCTCGCATCTGTTCGGCGCGGTCGACGGCTACGCGCGCGGGATCAAGGTCGACACCGCCAAGCTCGAGGACGTGGTCGGCCAGTTCGACCCGCAGAACCCCGAGCAGCTGCAGGACGCCCTTCAGCAGGGCATGTTCCAGCCGGAGGACACGCCCGAGCAGAAGGCCGCCCTGGCCCGTCTGGAGACGGCTCTGGCGCTGGTCGAGGGCTGGGTGGACGCAGTCGTGCACGCGGCCGCGAAGCCGCGTCTGTCGTCCGCGGACGCGCTGCGCGAGACCCTGCGCCGCCGCCGCGCCTCGGGCGGCCCGGCCGAGCAGACGTTCGCCACGCTGATCGGTCTGGAGCTGCGCCCGCGTCGGCTGCGTGACGCCTCGCGTCTGTGGGCGTCGCTGACGGACGCGCGCGGAGTCGACGGCCGTGACGCGCTGTGGGCCCACCCGGACATGCTGCCGACGGCGACCGACCTGGACGACCCCGACGGCTTCGTGCACCGTGAGCAGCTGGACTTCTCCGAGCTGGACAAGATGCTCGGCGAGGCGGCGGATGGCTCCGCCGAGAAGCGGGAAAAGGACGACGACTCCGAGTGA
- a CDS encoding YlbL family protein: MPRRTATMLASTLMLIALLCAGVFIPVPYSEMSPGPTVNTLGDHGGEPVLQISGRKTYAAEGHLNMTTVRVTSADYKMNLVEAVYGWLAHDNKVVPHETLYPDGKTEEESTQENAEEFSQSQESAKVAALEALDIPVQSWVIVSTVVKDSPAEGKLHAGDVIKAVDGKAVKEPADVAELVTEHKPGEDVDFTIVPAKEQAAAEKEQRPATKTQNVTITTATSEDDGEKRAIVGISAGTDHTFPFTIDIKLADVGGPSAGLMFALGIYDKLTPGSLTGGAFVAGTGTIDDDGKVGPIGGIEMKTVGARDRGAQYFLTPADNCATAARDTPDGLTLVKVGTMDDALGALKDIRAGDTADLPKCSAG, translated from the coding sequence ATGCCACGCCGCACCGCGACGATGCTCGCCTCCACCCTGATGCTGATCGCGCTTCTGTGCGCGGGAGTGTTCATCCCCGTGCCGTATTCGGAGATGTCCCCGGGGCCGACGGTGAACACGCTCGGGGACCACGGCGGCGAGCCGGTGCTGCAGATCTCGGGGCGCAAGACGTACGCCGCCGAGGGGCATCTGAACATGACCACGGTCCGGGTCACCAGCGCCGACTACAAGATGAACCTCGTCGAAGCCGTCTACGGCTGGCTCGCGCACGACAACAAGGTCGTACCGCACGAGACCCTCTACCCGGACGGCAAGACGGAGGAGGAGTCCACCCAGGAGAACGCCGAGGAGTTCAGCCAGTCCCAGGAGAGCGCGAAGGTCGCCGCCCTGGAGGCGCTGGACATCCCGGTGCAGTCCTGGGTGATCGTCTCCACGGTCGTCAAGGACTCCCCGGCCGAGGGCAAGCTGCACGCCGGCGATGTGATCAAGGCGGTCGACGGCAAGGCCGTGAAGGAGCCGGCCGACGTCGCCGAACTGGTGACCGAGCACAAGCCCGGCGAGGACGTCGACTTCACGATCGTGCCCGCCAAGGAGCAGGCCGCGGCCGAGAAGGAGCAGCGGCCCGCGACCAAGACGCAGAACGTCACGATCACCACGGCCACGTCCGAGGACGACGGTGAGAAGCGCGCCATCGTCGGGATCTCCGCCGGGACGGACCACACCTTCCCGTTCACCATCGACATCAAGCTCGCCGACGTGGGCGGGCCGAGCGCGGGTCTGATGTTCGCGCTCGGCATCTACGACAAGCTCACCCCGGGCAGCCTGACCGGCGGCGCCTTCGTCGCGGGCACCGGCACCATCGACGACGACGGCAAGGTCGGCCCCATCGGCGGCATCGAGATGAAGACGGTCGGCGCCCGCGACCGGGGCGCCCAGTACTTCCTCACGCCGGCCGACAACTGCGCGACCGCCGCCAGGGACACCCCCGACGGCCTCACCCTCGTCAAGGTCGGCACCATGGACGACGCGCTCGGCGCCCTGAAGGACATCCGCGCCGGCGACACCGCCGACCTGCCGAAGTGCAGCGCCGGCTAA
- a CDS encoding molybdenum cofactor biosynthesis protein MoaE: protein MAPMNDHPGEQAGQDPIKLISVRETALSLDEVFRAVGDDAAGGTALFVGTVRNHDGGADVDELGYSCHPSAESEMRRIAEKVVGEYPVRALAAVHRIGDLQVGDLAVVVAVSCPHRGEAFEACRKLIDDLKHEVPIWKHQKFSDGTEEWVGAC from the coding sequence ATGGCACCCATGAACGACCATCCCGGTGAGCAGGCCGGGCAGGATCCCATCAAGTTGATCTCTGTTCGGGAGACCGCGCTCTCGCTCGACGAGGTTTTCCGGGCTGTCGGGGACGACGCCGCCGGGGGGACCGCGCTGTTCGTCGGGACCGTGCGGAATCATGACGGGGGTGCCGATGTCGATGAGCTCGGGTACTCCTGCCATCCCAGTGCCGAGAGCGAGATGCGGCGGATCGCCGAGAAGGTGGTCGGTGAGTATCCGGTGCGGGCTCTCGCCGCCGTGCATCGGATCGGGGATCTCCAGGTCGGGGATCTCGCCGTCGTCGTCGCCGTCTCCTGTCCGCATCGCGGTGAGGCCTTCGAGGCCTGCCGGAAGCTGATCGACGATCTCAAGCACGAAGTGCCCATCTGGAAGCACCAGAAGTTCTCCGACGGCACCGAGGAGTGGGTCGGCGCCTGTTGA
- a CDS encoding SDR family oxidoreductase — MSSPDPQVRAARNQSTSPAARGPVVAVTGAASGVGALLTERLAASEEIKQVIAIDERRGECAGAQWHILDVRDPAIADKLRGADVVVHLALDLDLETDAAARTAYNVRGTQTVLTAAAAAGVHRAVLCTSSMVYGALPDNELPLSEDAELRATAEATGVGDLLEIERLARRAPRAHPGLNVTVVRPAVLVGGTDTALTRYFESPRLLVVAGSRPAWQFCHVEDLCSALEYAVLEKVEGELAVGCDGWLEQEEAEELSGIRRMELPSAVALGAAARLHRIGLTPSPAGDLAYTMYPWVVSGSRLHDAGWRPQWTNEEVLAELLEEVAGRHTVAGRRLGRKDATAAGAAGATVALLGAAAVVRRARKARRRI; from the coding sequence GTGAGTTCCCCTGATCCGCAGGTTCGCGCAGCGCGAAACCAGTCAACCAGTCCCGCCGCGCGCGGGCCCGTCGTGGCGGTCACCGGTGCCGCGTCCGGCGTCGGAGCGCTGCTCACCGAGCGGCTGGCCGCGTCCGAGGAGATCAAGCAGGTCATCGCCATCGACGAGCGGCGTGGCGAGTGCGCGGGTGCGCAGTGGCACATCCTGGATGTGCGGGATCCGGCGATCGCGGACAAGCTCCGGGGCGCCGATGTGGTCGTGCATCTCGCGCTCGATCTGGATCTGGAGACCGACGCTGCCGCCCGGACGGCGTACAACGTCCGGGGGACACAGACCGTGCTGACCGCTGCCGCGGCGGCCGGGGTGCACCGGGCCGTCCTGTGTACGTCCTCGATGGTCTACGGCGCGCTTCCCGACAACGAGCTGCCGCTGTCGGAGGACGCGGAGCTGCGGGCGACCGCTGAGGCGACCGGGGTCGGGGATCTGCTGGAGATCGAGCGGCTCGCCCGGCGGGCGCCTCGGGCGCATCCCGGGCTGAATGTGACCGTGGTGCGGCCCGCGGTCCTCGTGGGAGGTACCGACACCGCGCTGACCAGGTATTTCGAGTCGCCGCGGCTGTTGGTCGTCGCCGGGTCGCGGCCTGCCTGGCAGTTCTGTCACGTCGAGGACCTGTGCAGTGCTCTGGAGTACGCCGTCCTGGAGAAGGTCGAGGGGGAGCTTGCCGTCGGGTGTGACGGGTGGCTGGAGCAGGAGGAGGCCGAGGAGCTCAGTGGGATCCGGCGGATGGAGTTGCCGTCCGCGGTCGCCCTGGGGGCGGCGGCTCGGCTGCACCGGATCGGGCTGACGCCATCGCCGGCCGGGGATCTTGCTTACACGATGTATCCCTGGGTGGTGAGCGGGAGCCGGCTGCATGACGCGGGGTGGCGGCCGCAGTGGACGAACGAGGAGGTGCTGGCCGAGCTGCTGGAGGAGGTGGCCGGGCGGCATACGGTTGCGGGGCGGCGGCTGGGGCGCAAGGACGCTACGGCTGCGGGGGCCGCGGGCGCGACGGTGGCGCTGTTGGGTGCGGCCGCGGTGGTGCGGCGGGCGCGGAAGGCTCGACGGCGGATCTGA
- a CDS encoding NUDIX hydrolase translates to MTLYGDAVQVLKTYEDQQDLRQVYLDHLDGHPDGMWKDCTDGHITASALVIDPERDRVLLTLHKKLRMWLQMGGHCERSDTTLAGAALREATEESGIPSLRLLRSTPVRLDRHRTPCAWHLDVQYAAIAPRGAVEAISDESLDLRWFAYDEVADVADDSVVRLLEATRARL, encoded by the coding sequence GTGACTCTGTACGGCGACGCGGTCCAGGTGCTGAAGACCTACGAGGACCAGCAGGACCTCCGTCAGGTCTACCTGGACCATCTGGACGGTCATCCCGACGGAATGTGGAAGGACTGCACGGACGGGCACATCACGGCAAGCGCGCTGGTGATCGACCCGGAGCGTGATCGTGTCCTGCTCACGCTCCACAAGAAGCTGCGTATGTGGCTCCAGATGGGCGGGCACTGCGAACGCAGCGACACCACGCTCGCGGGCGCCGCGCTCCGCGAAGCAACGGAAGAGTCGGGGATCCCCTCGCTGCGCCTGTTGCGGAGCACCCCGGTCCGCCTGGACCGGCACCGGACGCCCTGCGCTTGGCACCTGGACGTGCAGTATGCCGCCATAGCCCCGCGTGGAGCGGTGGAGGCAATCAGCGACGAGTCGCTCGACCTACGGTGGTTCGCCTACGACGAGGTGGCGGACGTAGCGGACGACTCTGTCGTACGGCTGCTTGAAGCAACCCGCGCCAGGCTCTGA
- a CDS encoding PPA1309 family protein, with amino-acid sequence MSNTPMAASPLTRAVLEIDEYASGLGWDQPARLFALVDTARLRAQEPGLARQLGLENEPETSGLTPIEQDEVPTGKPLDEFLGTIAWPDAVTGCALTVERLMLPPSAEAQVPQDLSEAALTKWVAQHPERQEVRMTVAVLRDGTRESALRLREKDSPTDVLTGKDLVPGLAEALAATFEE; translated from the coding sequence ATGTCCAACACTCCCATGGCGGCGAGCCCGCTCACCCGGGCCGTACTCGAGATCGACGAGTACGCCTCCGGCCTCGGCTGGGATCAGCCCGCCCGTCTGTTCGCCCTCGTAGACACCGCACGACTGCGGGCCCAGGAACCCGGCCTCGCCCGCCAGCTCGGCCTGGAGAACGAGCCGGAGACCTCCGGCCTGACCCCCATCGAGCAGGATGAAGTTCCAACGGGCAAGCCGCTGGATGAGTTCCTCGGCACCATCGCCTGGCCCGACGCGGTGACCGGCTGCGCGCTCACCGTGGAGCGGCTGATGCTGCCGCCGTCCGCGGAGGCGCAGGTTCCGCAGGACCTGAGCGAGGCCGCGCTGACGAAGTGGGTGGCACAGCACCCGGAGCGTCAGGAGGTCCGGATGACGGTCGCGGTGCTGCGCGACGGAACTCGCGAGTCTGCCCTGCGCCTGCGCGAGAAGGACAGCCCGACGGACGTCCTGACGGGCAAGGATCTGGTGCCGGGTCTGGCTGAGGCGCTGGCGGCGACGTTCGAGGAGTAG